One Mycobacterium marseillense DNA window includes the following coding sequences:
- a CDS encoding alpha/beta hydrolase, which translates to MSTAPRPRLVIVDGVPMSAIVAEAADPRAVIVAIHGGGTTAVYFDCPGHPSSSLLRTGAAAGFTVVALDRPGYGSSAPYPEAMAEPQQRVDLAYGAVDRILGQKPRGAGLFLMGHSGGCELVMRMASQRGAERGADLLGVELAGTGRHYHPAARDILKAATRERRPAGLRDLLWQPENLYPPEVLNGATVSPTAPSYEDQMVSNWARQDFPALAPTIRVPVQFSIAEHEKVWQNDPSAMDEIAELFSATPRFTVHRQPDAGHNISLGHTAPAYHAKVLAFVDECVGDRPDSPDSAGVTTQSRSDANVTIQSRSADDDADLEAG; encoded by the coding sequence ATGAGTACCGCCCCCCGTCCCCGACTCGTCATCGTCGACGGGGTGCCGATGTCGGCGATCGTCGCCGAAGCCGCCGACCCGAGGGCCGTGATCGTGGCCATCCACGGCGGGGGGACGACTGCCGTCTACTTCGACTGTCCCGGCCACCCGTCGTCCTCGCTGTTACGCACCGGCGCCGCAGCGGGATTCACCGTCGTCGCACTCGACCGGCCCGGGTACGGCAGTTCGGCGCCTTATCCGGAGGCGATGGCCGAACCGCAGCAGCGGGTCGATCTCGCGTACGGGGCGGTGGATCGCATCCTCGGGCAGAAGCCGCGCGGTGCCGGGCTGTTCCTGATGGGCCATTCGGGCGGCTGCGAACTCGTCATGCGAATGGCGTCGCAGCGAGGGGCTGAGCGCGGCGCGGATCTGCTCGGCGTCGAACTGGCCGGGACCGGGCGGCACTATCACCCCGCGGCCCGCGACATTCTCAAGGCGGCGACGCGCGAGCGCCGCCCCGCGGGATTGCGTGACCTGTTGTGGCAGCCCGAGAACCTCTATCCACCCGAGGTTCTCAACGGGGCGACGGTCTCCCCGACCGCCCCGTCCTACGAGGACCAGATGGTGTCGAACTGGGCCCGCCAGGACTTCCCGGCGCTCGCCCCGACCATCCGCGTGCCGGTGCAGTTCAGCATCGCCGAGCACGAAAAGGTATGGCAGAACGACCCTTCGGCGATGGACGAGATCGCGGAGCTGTTCTCCGCGACACCGCGGTTCACCGTTCATCGGCAACCCGATGCGGGACACAACATCAGCCTGGGCCACACGGCGCCGGCCTACCACGCCAAGGTTCTGGCGTTTGTGGACGAATGCGTGGGTGACCGTCCGGATTCGCCCGACTCGGCGGGCGTGACGACACAGTCACGTTCGGACGCGAACGTGACGATACAGTCACGTTCGGCGGACGACGACGCCGATTTGGAGGCCGGTTGA
- a CDS encoding NAD(P)-dependent oxidoreductase: MRVGFIGLGSQGGPMARRIAEGGYPTTLWARRPESLEAFADAPAKIAGSPAELAAASDLVCLCVVGDADIDELTGGEGGLLSAMQPGGIIAVHSTVHPETCRELAKRAGAVGVSIVDAPVSGGGGAAAEGRLLVMAGGDTEAVERCRPVFETYADPVVHLGELGSGQTTKLLNNLLFTANLATAATALSLADALGVTPERLTEVVSRSSGNSFALNALGGIGGLDRLAGVAGGLLQKDVRLVVDLADQAGADGGAVLAAADAALTLMEHPR, from the coding sequence ATGCGCGTCGGATTCATCGGGTTGGGCAGTCAGGGCGGGCCCATGGCGCGGCGGATCGCCGAGGGCGGCTACCCCACCACACTGTGGGCGCGCAGGCCGGAGTCGTTGGAGGCGTTCGCCGACGCCCCGGCCAAGATCGCCGGTTCGCCGGCCGAGCTCGCCGCGGCCAGTGACCTGGTCTGCCTGTGCGTCGTCGGCGACGCCGACATCGACGAACTCACCGGCGGCGAAGGCGGATTGCTGTCGGCGATGCAGCCCGGCGGCATCATCGCGGTGCACAGCACGGTGCACCCCGAGACGTGCCGAGAGCTGGCGAAGCGCGCTGGGGCGGTCGGTGTTTCGATCGTCGACGCGCCGGTGAGCGGGGGCGGCGGCGCGGCGGCCGAAGGCCGCCTGCTGGTGATGGCCGGCGGTGACACCGAAGCCGTCGAGCGCTGCCGCCCGGTCTTCGAAACCTATGCCGATCCGGTCGTCCATCTCGGCGAGCTGGGTTCGGGGCAAACCACCAAGCTGCTCAACAACTTGCTGTTCACCGCCAACCTCGCCACCGCGGCGACCGCCCTGTCGCTGGCGGACGCGCTGGGTGTCACCCCCGAACGTCTCACCGAGGTCGTCTCCCGCAGCAGCGGAAATAGCTTTGCGCTCAATGCCCTTGGTGGTATCGGCGGGCTGGATCGGCTGGCCGGTGTTGCCGGGGGGCTGCTGCAGAAGGACGTCCGGCTGGTCGTCGACCTCGCCGACCAGGCCGGGGCCGACGGCGGCGCCGTGCTCGCGGCGGCCGACGCGGCGCTGACGCTGATGGAGCACCCCCGTTGA
- a CDS encoding NAD(P)-dependent oxidoreductase, with translation MVRRLAAAGHDVHALGRTAEKRRELEQLGAHPVHDVADAGAHVDVVVLCVFTDEQVRQVCLDGGLLPAMLSGSALVVHTTASPTTIEALAARAAHVDVVDAAVSGGPHDIAAGRLTLFAGGADTAVDRVRPVLNCYGDPVLHVGPVGAGQRVKLVNNALFAGQIGLLAEAIRLGERLGVPESTLLSALGHGSATSRVLDLVAAGGSVASFIEVTGDFVGKDVAVVRDVAAELGSDLGALDDVITAIDAAKMV, from the coding sequence ATGGTGCGTCGTCTGGCCGCGGCCGGTCATGATGTCCACGCGTTGGGCCGGACCGCCGAAAAGCGCCGCGAGCTCGAGCAACTGGGCGCGCACCCCGTCCATGATGTGGCTGATGCCGGCGCGCACGTCGACGTGGTGGTGCTTTGTGTGTTCACCGATGAACAGGTGCGCCAGGTGTGCCTCGACGGCGGATTGCTACCGGCCATGTTGTCGGGTTCGGCGCTGGTGGTGCACACCACCGCCAGCCCAACCACCATCGAGGCCCTCGCCGCGCGCGCCGCTCACGTCGATGTCGTCGACGCCGCGGTCAGCGGAGGCCCGCACGACATCGCGGCCGGCCGGCTCACGCTATTCGCGGGCGGCGCCGACACCGCGGTCGACCGCGTACGACCGGTGCTGAATTGCTACGGAGATCCGGTCCTGCACGTCGGGCCCGTGGGTGCCGGCCAGAGGGTGAAGCTGGTCAACAACGCCCTGTTCGCGGGCCAGATCGGCCTACTCGCGGAGGCCATCCGGCTGGGCGAACGCCTCGGCGTGCCCGAATCGACGTTGCTGAGCGCCCTGGGCCATGGCAGCGCGACCAGTCGCGTGCTCGACCTCGTCGCGGCAGGCGGGTCCGTCGCGTCGTTCATCGAGGTAACCGGCGACTTCGTCGGCAAGGACGTGGCCGTCGTCCGCGATGTCGCCGCGGAACTGGGCAGCGACCTGGGCGCGCTGGATGACGTCATCACGGCGATCGACGCCGCGAAGATGGTTTGA